Within Salvia splendens isolate huo1 chromosome 21, SspV2, whole genome shotgun sequence, the genomic segment ACTATTCAATAGACGCTGATTATTTTCCAGGTAAATTAATAATCATGCTTTTGATAAAAATGTTGATTCCATCCCATCCCATCATAACTTGATTCTCCTTTGTTTGTTGATGCAGTTTCATTTTTTGAGGTGAGCTGCATGATCATAGTATTCACAAGTAAGTAGTAATCATTCATATGGAAAAGTGAGTAAAATTGTGTATGCATGCAGCTTCTAGGATTACTTGGGAGCTTGAAGGGCATCACATCTTCAGACTATGTTGTCTCTGAATGTGTGCTCAAAGTGTATGAAGAGGGACAAGTGCAACTCATCAACAAAAGCCAAAGCCAGCAGTTTGCAGCTCATTTCATTATCAACACAGATCAGCCCCAAATCCAATCATGCAACTTGGCCACTTTTCTCTCCACTGCTGAGGACTCCCCTCTTCAGAGAGCTGAGTGGATCAAGTATCTTGCTGTCTTTGCCAATCTTGAATTCAGAGCCAATCAAGTCTATGATATTGTAACTCAAACTCCTCCATTTCCTTTCCTTTGCTTTGCTTTGCTTTGCTTTTGTTAGCTATCATAGTATAATTTTTATCTATGCAGATCAAGAAGAACTACATGTGCCTGAGTAAAGTTGCAACTAGCAAGAAAGCAGACTTCAAACCAATAGTGGCTTGGATGCAATACGACGATGTATGGTGATAGCTTCAATTCGTTTAAATTGAGCAACACGTTTGTTAATCTTGGTATCGTTTGCAGGGCGTTTGGTCTTTCACGGAAGAGGCCTTGAAGCTCAAGGTAGTTAGTTAAGTACTAGTAGTAATTTGGTGGTTAGCAGATAATGAAAATTGTTATTGATTGGATATTGGTGGTGCAGTATGTGGAGGATGCAGGTGGAGAAAATATAGATGAGTCCATCAACAAAGCCACCTACAACGTCTCCATACCAGatgaagtagaggcgttccacGCCATCCTCTGCACCGTTGATGTGGTAATCGATGAGACCTTCACCTCCGATCCAGCGTCCTACACAGCCTCCACATTTCTTGACAGTCTCAACATCCAGGATCAGTCTTGCTTCGCCTTCATGTCCACTCAAAGCCTCTGGAGATACGACAAACGCCTTCGTAACTCCACCCTTggtaactaactaactaacatacatacatacattaATTCTCTCTTGCTCCCATCATTAATGCTGATTCTTGTTCGTTCAAGATTGGTACGACGGAGCTATTTCACAGCCTCAGCTAGTTCTTGCCGATCTAATTCAAGCAATATCTCCATCGACAAACTACACCACCatttattttagaaatctagCCAAGGTCAGTATCCATTCAGAAACTATACATACTATAATTTCTTGTATTTAATAATTGTTATATATTGCAGGGAGAAGAAGTGATAAGCATTGGCCCTGAAATGTGTGACAGGGACACCTCACTTCCCATGGAACCTTCAACTCTCCCTTGCCAATGAAACTTCATTCTCTCTATTATGGCTACAACTTTGTTTTACTTTTAGATTAACTTACCACTTCACACAAATATAATATCTTCTCCTGATATTTGAAATGATGAATCTCTTCATTAGTGATCTTACAATCAATTTAGGTAGTGAATTTGGCTAATATCATATGATCAATACTTTCTTATTTGTATTCCTTTCTTTATTGAGTTTACACATGGGTTGCAATCTTTGTTTGCAGCAAATTGTAGAACATGTTAATTAAAGATGTCATCATCTTTTCTTCAAGCTGTTGATCTTAGTCCTGCTTTGCTAGTTTAAGCTCCAAATAACCTTCACATTGAAAACAACTCATTTTGTTATTCGTATAAAAGTTTCATTATAGATCTCAGATATGAATTAGTATTCTTACTTCTGCAATGTGGACTGAGACCTCCTGTGGTAAAGCAGACATTAAATCAGTTCAGTAATTAAGATTAGTAGTGATATAATTtctttcaaaaaatttcaatttaacTTGCCTTAGTGAGGGCTGTGGCTTAGGTTTCTGCTGCTGTGGAGGTTCATCCTTTTTAGTTGGCACATTCTTGGCCTGCATCAGTTTTCATCTCATAACTTTGTTTTCTCAACAAAAGCAAAATTAGTAACTTAACATCAAATGTGACTTCAATGTACCAAGCTCTTGAATTGAAGATTGTAAAATGTCTGAATATATCTCCTTTTCGCTTGTTTCTCGGCCTTGTAGAGCTGTCTCCAGAAGCTATAGACGCACCCCATATTCAACACTTTATTGGCATAAATCCTCCATGTATAGCTTTAGAAAACAAGACAACTCAACATCAGTGTCTAGTGCTTTTATCAAACACAGTTAGTGCCAATCATGCATCATACCATTCATTTATACGTTGCAGCCCTTGAAGCGAAATCCTGTTCCAAAACTCCGGTTCTTCCTTGCACTTTTGGAAGAAGTCAGCAATTTTGTTGCTAGACTCACCACCATTTTTGGGATCAATGTGAAAACCAGAGACTCCATCGACTATTATCTCAGCAGGGCCTCCTTGGTTGGTTGCAAAAGTCGGTAAGCCACAGTTCATGGCCTCGATCACTGTCAGCCCGAATGCCTCATACAGAGCTGGCTGCACGAAAGCCCCTTTTGTATCAGCAATGGCACGGTACAGCTCACCGTTCCTCTTTCTGTCGGTTTGAGCAGCTATCCACCTTATCTGCCCTTTGAGCTGGTGCTTCTCTATCAACATGTGCATCTTCCTTATCTCGGCCGCCTCTTCTCTGTCTTTGGATTTGGAAGGATCAAAGAAGCCACCAACAATAACTAGATTCACTAAGCTCCTAAGGCGCTTGTTGTTGCCATACCACTCCGTTAGTCCAGTGATGTTCTTCACTATGTCAAGCCTAGCCATGGAAAATATGATAGGCTTCTTCTTGTCTTCCAAATATCCACTGTTTGATTCAACAAGAAATTGATTAAATTTGTGATAAGAAGTTGGCAATGATGCTGAGATACAAAAATAGGAGATGATATGCAGACTAACATGTGCTCAGCATTGTCTACTTTGCTAAACAGAAGTTCGTCAATGGCTGCACGAAACATAGTGAATCGCTTCTGTTTCTCCGTATGAGGGAAGTACACGGTCTGATCGGCTCCAGGAGAAGAAATGTTGAACTTAGGATCAAATACATTGATACCTGACACCACTCTACACAGCCCTGGCAGTGTGAACGCGGTGTGGCTTTCGTACTGTCCTGGCCTATCTTTGCTGCAACGGGACAACGGATTTTTTAAGGTTAAAACTATGACATGTATCCAACAATGTAGAAATAAAGTGATCTAGGCAGTATACCTTCCAGCAATCTCCTGATATGTGCTTGCAATAATGAAATCTGCTGTGTTCATTGCAATTAGATCAGCTGAAAATTGGCATGAGAAGTGATACTTGGCATCCAACTCCTTCCATTTCATGTCCGAATCTTCGTACTTTGTCTTCTCCAAAGCATGCGCGATTGTTCCCTATTCGAAGATAAATGATGTCAGCAATCTTAGATTTTGATAACAATAGAAAAATGTTGTGTATTAGGCAAGTTACATACCAAGGTTGTGTCTAGTTTACTAGCCATGAGTGATGCCACCAGGTTTCCATCAGTGTAGTTTCCAATGATTAGGTCTGGTTTTCCATCCATGACTTCCATTATTTTGCTCGTGGCGTCCTGTTAAATCACgaagaaaattaaaacaaacaacaaGATAAGGCTAGAGTTTGTAAAAAAATGAATCATGTATGATCCAGCTGAAACCTGAGTAAACTTCTCGAGGTAAGGATATATATCGAATCGAGAAACCCATTGCTGAAGAACTCCGGCTTCTGTGTTGAATGGGACTCTGAGGATGTGGGAATGCTTTGTGTTCATGACCGGCTCCAACTCCACGTTGCATTTAGTCCCCTTGGCATCAGGGATGAGTCGCGTCACCTGCATCATCACCAACAACGCTATTGTTTCGGATTTTGTTGCTCAGATGTTCCATTTTGTTGGAATACAACTTACCACAAGAATCTGAGGTTTCACATTTAGGCCTTGCTGCTTAATTCTTAGAAGCATTTCTTCCTCCATTGCAACCACTTGATCCAACACATAAACCACCTGGCCACCGGTGTCGGGCAAGCCAAGAACATCAGCCTGCCCAAAGTATCCGTGAACAGAAAAGAGCACGACATTGAAGATTATAGGAAGCCTTCCAAAGAATTTCTCCATATGCAGTGGATCAGGAGCCTGAAGTATTTCCGAGAGTGAGTGCATTGTCTCCTCGACTCTCTGAGCATTATCGCCCCATCCTTTCTCGAATCCCCACTCTTTGAACCTGCATTCCAAACACACATCATTTCCTCATTCTGTATAGATGAGATTAAAAAAAGAAGGCTGATTCAAGCACCTCATCCCAAAGCTCTGATAAGGCGTGTCCTTAGGCAGAGAAGACAGCGCTGCTTCAGCTATTATCAACGCGCCTTGAAGCTTGGAAACCGTGTTGAGGTTCTCATTTATCATGAGTTTCTGCAAATTCATCACCATATACAATTTGTCAACAAACTTATAAGTACTATAAGCCTGAACATGATGAGATTGCGATGATCATACTTCTCCATGGTGGTCGAGCGTGAGCAAGTAATCAACGAGCGACTGTGCCTTCCAAGGGCTGCCATCCAGCTTTGAGGCCAGAAACTTGGAAATGTAGCTCACACCATTACCAACAGAGGAAGGCAGAGTCAGGTGAGGCAGAGTGACGTCAGTTGCTCCAAAATCTATCTCCAACGCGTTGTCATCACTCGCCCTGCAATGCATACACAAAATTCCATGAAGAAGACATACACTTTCTGGCCATGAAAATGGAAAACAATTATCATTACCAAGCCTCATCAACTGTCATCTCTTTGTATTTCAAGTAGTCCGTGGACGTGATGCCCTCCACAGACAGATCACTCGCACTGACTTTAACGTACTCCCAGAACCCTGGAGACGGCCTAATGGCAAAGGCAACACACGGAGGAACAACCGCTGCTTCCTGCAAACGAATCAGAATACGCGtaaacaaaaaaagaagaaatgaatGGAAGCAAGcataggaggaagaagagaggtcATACTTGAGTTGTGCACAAGATGTAACCGAGCAATCCATCCATCAACTGGCTTCTTTCGGATTCATCATCGACGACTTGCTCCATCTCAGCCATGAGGTGGGGGAGCTTCATCAGCCGCTTCCCTTTCTCGATAAACTTTGCGAAGCACCTCTTCATGTGGTAGCGGCTCTGCCTCAGGGCCTCCGGCATGCTGTCAGCTACGGACTCCGATGTCTTCAATGCTGCTGCCATTTTTCGATGTTTCGTTCACACAATTTTCTGCCGTTTAAATATAGATCATCTCTGTTTGCTCATGTGATGGAATGGAAGCAAGAACATTCTTTTCAGAAATTGGAAAAGAAAAGAATCTTGGTTTTGGTATCATTCTTTTCTCTTAGTTTTAGACCAAAGACAGTAGTATATTACATATGCCAAATAAACAGAAAGAATTAAGAAAAGTTGTAGCTCATCAAGCGAGCAAAAGGCCTTTGCATTTGTTTGTCAATAATTTTATGAGGTGAAATCATATTTTCCATATCAGTGTCTAATTcaatgtatttaatttttttacgaCAATGGAATATAAATAGTCACCAAAACTTGTGAACTCCCTTCAAAAAGTTTCAGCTACGAGATACCACACCAATTACGACaaatgttttaagaaatgttaagaaaggtggatggaaaaaagttaatggaataacagtttcacttgtatatattagttttaaatgaaaaatgagtgaaatgagttagtgtaaGGTGAGACCCtactactatttatggtaaaaatgaactgggactcctattcgcggacaaatggagtaattgttttaaacaataaaaaataaaatattactaatattctCATGATTACAATTTATTtctataagaaaaataatactactaagtCATTGATACAAGTTGAAAAGATCGATGGGCTTTCTTgttaattaagaaaaataatactacttgGAAAAGATCAATCATTTGATCCTTGATTATGAATCTTTTACTTAGAAAAtcctaataaaaataatttttagaaaagcagaaattaaaaaaaaaaaagacttgCGTTTCGGACCAAGGTTATCATCCGAAACAAGCCCATTTGAGAATTTTGACAAAGAATTGTTACCGTTAACCCTCGCAATCGGCCAAGCCCCAAATtctaaaattagggttttggcaAAATATTAGCCCCGCCTCCTTCTTCAACCCTATATATAAACATATCCCTCTTTCTCTTACCCATCACACAGATTTATAGTTCCGCCGCTAATAAACCTCCTTGTCTCTGAACGATTTCTTATTTCGAAAATTTCAATTTCTGTGCTAATTTTCGCTATCTTGTTTGGTTACGTTCGTCCAATTACCGATTGAagtttaattgaaattttattttctaaagttTTCTTCTGGTTTTCTAAACGATTTCTTTTGAGATGGAAGTGATGAGTATTTCCCCAGATGATTCGACGCTGAAATATCTGAGCGCTCCTTTCTTTTCTCCCTTTGTGGAGAAAATCCAAGCCAATACTCTGATCCATCTATTTCTATCAAtacaatttttatttgttttcttttgtttacATATGAATTCTTAGTAATTAGTGAATTGCACAAATTGTTATTGATGGAGCTGATGAATTTTTCCCCAGATGATTCGACGCTGAAATAACTGAGCGCTCTTATATTTTCTCCTTCCGTGGAGAAAATCCAAGCCAATATTCTGATCCATAAATGCAataatattcattgttttaagATTAAATTTCGCGTTTTTTTCCAGTCTAATGGTTTCCATGTTTGAATATGTTTCTCTAGTTaataaattgcatatttgttgGATGGAATGGAAGTGATGAATTTTTCCCCAGATGATTTGACGTTGAAATAACTGAGCGCTCTtatattttttccttctctGGAGAAAATTCAAGCCAATATTCTAATCCATCTCTTTACTTAAAATTCACTCCTTTGTCTATTTTATTCAAACGGATTTCTCTTTCTGGTGTAGTTATTTGAAAGAGCTAATTGACTAAACATTATTCACTGAAATTTTGGTTATCAACGATTTATTAAGTACTACTGAATAATTGGTCCAGCatactcttattctaattaatattgatataaaatcCTAAACATTTGTACTACTATAACCCTATTAATTAAAACTGATTGTGGAGAGGGGTAAGTAGTGTATATCATTGAAGGATTAAGGATGTGacatggatttttttttctattcatTCAAATTCAGAATTTGAGTACTCTAGTTTTGTTCACAAGATCTTAATGCAATGTCAATAATTTGCCGTTGATCAATTTTGAATGTTTAAATACTGTAAATGTCGAAAAGGATTTGTTAACCAAAAGTTTACTTTGACTTTCAACAAATTGAAGGAATGAGAATTCTAAATTATTGACACCGTTCCCTCTTTATTATTAATGGATCTGCTTACTTtaattatactccatatgttctataaaaatatgttaactttttattttcatgtctcataaaaatatgtgcattttatttttagaaagttatataaatttaataatgtaggtcttaAAGCATCCCACCATTGGTGCTCGTCAGTTAGGGCGGCATTCGTGCCGTTGTCGTGGCATGCAGGTGTCCgctgctgtgctcttgccgatgGCATAGCCCTGCTCgatgcatagagcacgtccaTGCAACAGCAAGAGCATGAGTAGCCGACGTGGTATGCTCTTGTTGGCTGCtggtttattattatttattattattttttaaaaaattcaaaaaaatctgaaaatttcagatttaataaaaaaatattttcccacttcctaataaaatatatctgttttttccacacttttaatttattttttcattatttttaccctaaaattcatactttcatctataaatactctcatttcaaacacaaaaaatgacattaccaaacaactctctcaatctcaatttttaggattttaattatgtaactttttatttttaggattttaattatgtaatttttttagtaatttgtaatggtaTCTCGTATTTTTAATGCGTTTTAATATTGCAGAAATGTTTTTAgcaattgaagtatttaaattgaataatggaattgTGAGACCCTTaagcatgctcttgcggaagagtatgaatgcgggtgttgtgctcttgcgaaAGATcagaaagtaaaaaattaataaatgtggatctgggtctacctccatgctctttggcaagagcatggatgcggatgctctcactatctactaacactactttaactaccattctcctctctttctctctctctctcgctctctctcttac encodes:
- the LOC121785071 gene encoding uncharacterized protein LOC121785071, which gives rise to MMLHLQILLFSSCCLWVCSFVDVEAATPTVKVGNISQVVDAAYFRIYYGHTFKVIKNSFDGNSYLLIQNNTKMASKTKYCTSRIKSFVVPLANYSIDADYFPVSFFELLGLLGSLKGITSSDYVVSECVLKVYEEGQVQLINKSQSQQFAAHFIINTDQPQIQSCNLATFLSTAEDSPLQRAEWIKYLAVFANLEFRANQVYDIIKKNYMCLSKVATSKKADFKPIVAWMQYDDGVWSFTEEALKLKYVEDAGGENIDESINKATYNVSIPDEVEAFHAILCTVDVVIDETFTSDPASYTASTFLDSLNIQDQSCFAFMSTQSLWRYDKRLRNSTLDWYDGAISQPQLVLADLIQAISPSTNYTTIYFRNLAKGEEVISIGPEMCDRDTSLPMEPSTLPCQ
- the LOC121785070 gene encoding sucrose synthase 7-like, with product MAAALKTSESVADSMPEALRQSRYHMKRCFAKFIEKGKRLMKLPHLMAEMEQVVDDESERSQLMDGLLGYILCTTQEAAVVPPCVAFAIRPSPGFWEYVKVSASDLSVEGITSTDYLKYKEMTVDEAWASDDNALEIDFGATDVTLPHLTLPSSVGNGVSYISKFLASKLDGSPWKAQSLVDYLLTLDHHGEKLMINENLNTVSKLQGALIIAEAALSSLPKDTPYQSFGMRFKEWGFEKGWGDNAQRVEETMHSLSEILQAPDPLHMEKFFGRLPIIFNVVLFSVHGYFGQADVLGLPDTGGQVVYVLDQVVAMEEEMLLRIKQQGLNVKPQILVVTRLIPDAKGTKCNVELEPVMNTKHSHILRVPFNTEAGVLQQWVSRFDIYPYLEKFTQDATSKIMEVMDGKPDLIIGNYTDGNLVASLMASKLDTTLGTIAHALEKTKYEDSDMKWKELDAKYHFSCQFSADLIAMNTADFIIASTYQEIAGSKDRPGQYESHTAFTLPGLCRVVSGINVFDPKFNISSPGADQTVYFPHTEKQKRFTMFRAAIDELLFSKVDNAEHIGYLEDKKKPIIFSMARLDIVKNITGLTEWYGNNKRLRSLVNLVIVGGFFDPSKSKDREEAAEIRKMHMLIEKHQLKGQIRWIAAQTDRKRNGELYRAIADTKGAFVQPALYEAFGLTVIEAMNCGLPTFATNQGGPAEIIVDGVSGFHIDPKNGGESSNKIADFFQKCKEEPEFWNRISLQGLQRINECYTWRIYANKVLNMGCVYSFWRQLYKAEKQAKRRYIQTFYNLQFKSLAKNVPTKKDEPPQQQKPKPQPSLRRSQSTLQKLFGA